A window of Lacibacter sediminis contains these coding sequences:
- a CDS encoding alpha/beta fold hydrolase, translating to MKSTAVIVLLLVVSSCTKGKLILQEGNLVPHTVEQDSTIPSLAANGTLFHAETFGNPQNSMLVILHGGPGSDYRYLLNCKEFASKGYFVIFFDQRGSGLSKRHNKEDFSIQLMIDDLNAVILHYRKSSSQKLFLLGHSWGAILATAYINQFPSTVNGAVFCEPGGFKWTDIEAYVKRARDIRFTSEILNDAFYLDQFITGKKDQHAILDYKIGLLAGAESSPDNPTGNESLLPFWRAGAVVNKALFELGEKQRPDWSGNLHMFAPPVLFVYSERNRAYGLDHARHVSSAYQQVQLQRIDNAGHDFLSFPSGWMQFFPVALQYLNSL from the coding sequence ATGAAGAGTACTGCTGTTATTGTTTTATTGCTTGTTGTTTCGTCATGTACAAAAGGGAAATTGATACTGCAGGAAGGAAACCTTGTGCCGCATACGGTTGAGCAGGATTCTACAATACCATCTCTTGCTGCAAATGGTACACTTTTTCACGCAGAGACTTTCGGCAATCCTCAAAACAGCATGTTGGTCATTTTGCATGGGGGGCCGGGAAGCGATTATCGTTATCTGTTAAATTGTAAGGAGTTTGCCAGCAAAGGTTACTTTGTGATTTTTTTTGATCAGCGTGGATCGGGTTTGTCTAAACGTCACAATAAAGAAGATTTTTCTATACAACTCATGATCGATGATTTGAATGCTGTTATTCTTCACTATCGAAAATCTTCATCACAAAAACTTTTCTTACTTGGACATTCCTGGGGAGCTATTCTGGCAACGGCCTATATCAATCAGTTTCCATCAACTGTAAATGGTGCAGTTTTTTGTGAGCCCGGTGGATTTAAATGGACGGATATTGAAGCGTATGTTAAAAGAGCAAGAGACATACGATTTACAAGTGAGATTTTAAACGATGCATTTTATCTTGATCAGTTTATTACCGGAAAGAAAGATCAGCATGCAATTCTGGATTATAAAATCGGATTGTTGGCAGGAGCTGAAAGTTCTCCCGATAACCCGACCGGTAACGAGTCTTTATTACCATTCTGGAGAGCTGGTGCAGTAGTAAATAAAGCACTATTTGAACTTGGTGAAAAGCAACGACCGGATTGGAGTGGTAATTTGCACATGTTTGCTCCTCCCGTTTTATTTGTATACAGCGAACGGAACAGAGCCTACGGCTTAGATCATGCAAGGCATGTATCATCTGCGTACCAGCAAGTTCAATTGCAACGAATAGACAATGCCGGTCATGATTTTTTAAGTTTTCCATCAGGCTGGATGCAATTCTTTCCAGTGGCTTTACAGTATTTAAATTCTTTGTAA
- a CDS encoding thioredoxin family protein: protein MPKQITTEEFQTKVTESKFLCVVKFKTKWSGASQIVEPFYKELSITYRGVANFFIVDTEHDNSLAERFGIMELPTILLFKKGTVVDHTIGLTSKQLLIEKIEHALFDNTDEKTN, encoded by the coding sequence ATGCCAAAGCAAATTACAACTGAAGAATTTCAAACGAAAGTAACGGAGAGCAAATTTTTATGCGTGGTGAAATTTAAAACTAAATGGAGCGGAGCCTCTCAGATAGTGGAACCATTTTACAAAGAATTATCGATCACCTACCGTGGTGTAGCCAATTTTTTTATTGTAGATACAGAGCACGATAACAGCCTTGCTGAACGCTTCGGCATTATGGAACTCCCTACGATCCTGCTGTTTAAAAAAGGAACTGTGGTTGATCATACAATAGGATTAACATCAAAACAGCTGTTGATCGAAAAAATAGAACATGCACTTTTTGACAACACAGATGAAAAAACTAACTAA
- a CDS encoding glycoside hydrolase family 57 protein, whose translation MPFVSFIFRVHQPYALANYTSRDVGLLHNYFDEEATVAQLNRIAEDCLMPANRLLLKLIKEYGGNFKAAFSISGIMFELLELYRPDVLEQFKRLVKTGCVEILGESCNNSASWLYSRTEFKRQVEKHKAIVEELLNVTPTVFRNTELIHDNNLATFIHSLGFEGMFCESVDQLLHQRSRNKTYTSPGNKIPLLLRNFRMSDDIAFRFADEEWPECPLTAEKFASWIHAHPADTECINLMLDYQTFGIYKTKETGIFDFLEALPGHILQNPDWLFATPTAILPTYPSNDVYDVSETISWATNGGNSSSRCENAMQNKMLHKIFSLETAINKSNNPELRKTWKLLQASDYFSYMSPEKYTIPDPLNPYNSAEEAYQNYLNIVTDFELQLIKQGLADYKEYKQPLHYSTLY comes from the coding sequence ATGCCATTTGTATCATTCATATTCAGGGTGCATCAACCTTATGCGTTAGCAAACTATACATCCAGAGATGTAGGGTTGCTTCATAATTATTTTGACGAAGAAGCTACTGTTGCTCAACTAAACCGTATTGCTGAAGATTGTCTTATGCCTGCCAACCGCCTTCTATTAAAATTAATCAAAGAGTACGGGGGAAATTTCAAAGCAGCATTTTCAATCAGTGGAATTATGTTTGAACTACTGGAGCTTTACCGTCCTGATGTGCTGGAACAATTTAAACGCCTTGTAAAAACAGGTTGTGTTGAAATACTTGGAGAGTCATGTAACAATTCTGCAAGCTGGCTCTATTCACGTACCGAATTTAAACGCCAGGTAGAAAAACATAAAGCGATAGTTGAGGAATTGCTCAACGTAACTCCAACAGTGTTCCGAAATACAGAACTGATCCATGATAATAATCTAGCAACCTTTATTCATTCACTTGGTTTTGAAGGAATGTTCTGTGAATCTGTCGATCAGTTACTGCATCAGCGTTCACGAAACAAAACCTATACCAGTCCTGGTAATAAAATTCCGCTATTGCTCCGTAACTTCAGGATGAGTGATGATATTGCATTTCGTTTTGCTGATGAAGAATGGCCAGAGTGTCCATTGACAGCCGAAAAATTTGCATCATGGATACATGCACATCCCGCAGACACAGAATGTATCAACCTGATGCTCGACTATCAAACCTTTGGCATTTACAAAACAAAAGAAACAGGCATTTTTGATTTTCTTGAAGCCTTGCCCGGCCACATTTTACAAAACCCCGATTGGTTGTTTGCAACGCCTACAGCAATACTTCCCACATATCCATCAAACGATGTGTATGATGTGAGTGAAACCATTTCGTGGGCAACAAACGGAGGGAACAGCAGCAGCCGTTGTGAAAATGCGATGCAGAATAAAATGCTGCATAAAATTTTCAGTCTTGAAACGGCCATAAACAAAAGCAATAATCCGGAACTTAGAAAAACATGGAAATTGTTACAGGCATCCGACTACTTCAGTTATATGTCGCCGGAAAAATATACAATTCCCGACCCCTTGAATCCATATAATTCTGCAGAAGAAGCCTATCAAAACTATTTGAATATTGTTACCGATTTTGAATTACAACTGATTAAACAGGGACTAGCCGATTATAAAGAATATAAACAGCCATTACATTATTCAACACTTTATTAA
- a CDS encoding alpha/beta fold hydrolase, whose translation MKKRPGIVVRICIIIIILSSCSTKEMTTHSTGDTTLTIFHKTIQLNGVDLFYRESGPADSPVILLLHGFPSSSFMFRNLIPLLNNKYRLIAPDYPGFGHSSVPAAKKFNYSFEQIASVIESFVDILGLRKFSMYIQDYGAPVGLRLVTKRPELLQCLIIQNGNAYEEGLADSWAPLKAIWNDPDHPQKKKAVYDFMKLDGTKLQYTAGVDDPSKISPDTYTFDQYLLERPGVKEIQYQLFYDYRTNVRDYPLFHKMFREYQPPALVVWGEKDIFFTKEGALAYAGDLKNIEFNFYNTGHFALEEYPKDIAEKIDLFLQKNLGQLQKD comes from the coding sequence ATGAAAAAAAGACCTGGGATAGTAGTACGTATTTGCATTATTATTATAATACTTTCATCCTGCTCAACAAAAGAAATGACGACTCATTCAACAGGAGATACTACCCTGACCATTTTTCATAAAACAATTCAGCTTAACGGTGTTGATCTGTTTTATCGTGAGTCGGGCCCGGCAGATTCGCCGGTTATTTTATTACTGCATGGATTCCCGTCTTCTTCATTCATGTTCCGTAACCTGATTCCTTTATTGAATAATAAATACAGATTGATCGCACCTGATTATCCGGGGTTTGGTCATAGCAGTGTGCCTGCTGCGAAAAAGTTCAACTACAGTTTTGAACAGATCGCTTCAGTTATTGAATCATTTGTTGATATACTTGGCCTCAGGAAATTCTCAATGTACATACAGGATTACGGCGCTCCTGTCGGACTTCGTTTAGTTACAAAACGTCCGGAATTACTGCAATGTCTTATTATACAAAACGGCAATGCCTATGAGGAAGGTCTGGCCGACTCATGGGCTCCTTTAAAAGCTATCTGGAATGACCCTGATCATCCGCAAAAGAAAAAAGCAGTATATGATTTTATGAAACTTGATGGAACAAAATTGCAATACACTGCCGGCGTAGATGATCCATCTAAGATATCACCAGACACATATACTTTCGATCAATACCTGCTCGAGAGACCCGGTGTAAAAGAAATTCAATACCAATTGTTTTATGATTACCGTACTAATGTAAGAGATTATCCACTGTTCCATAAAATGTTCAGGGAATATCAACCACCAGCATTAGTGGTATGGGGTGAGAAAGATATATTTTTTACAAAAGAAGGCGCATTGGCTTATGCTGGTGATCTGAAAAACATTGAATTCAATTTTTATAATACCGGGCATTTTGCACTGGAAGAATACCCGAAAGACATTGCAGAGAAAATAGATCTATTCCTGCAAAAAAATCTCGGTCAATTACAGAAAGATTAA
- a CDS encoding amylo-alpha-1,6-glucosidase encodes MLQKDKTILSDFPEAIRHEWIETNGLGGWSSSSIIGCNTRRYHGLLVAATKPPAERMNLLSKLDETIITNSSVGPVSYELGTNLYPNNTIHPNGNKYLQHFSKELFPQWNYRAGHVRLSKTIAMVQNENTTLVLYKVEEATEPFTLELRPFVAARGYHSLQHEGPQLQWNAEFENDVFHTMPDGETNLFIKISGATYQHQPAWFNRFHYSVEQYRGLDFEEDLLSHGVFSIQLQKGDSLGIIISTTDPSDKDATLLFQKEEQRKLSLLNNNTDDVTKQLFLAADQFIVKRGDDLKTIIAGYHWFTDWGRDTMIALPGLCLSTGRYNDAKKILSAFAQSVSMGMLPNRFQDNNEPPEYNNVDGTLWYFIAIHKYLAATADEEFVLSELLPVLKEMIDWHFKGTRYNIHVIEDCLLYAGEKGQQLTWMDARIGDWVVTPRMGKPVEVQALWYNALRIFADLLRKNKQEEDAAMVELSAEKVKHSFETLFWNKQAGYLYDVIDEEGTPDPSLRPNQLFAISLPFPLLEGEKAKAILDIITRELYTPVGLRSLARGDERYVGVYGGSPLKRDGSYHQGTVWTWLLGPYADAIYKVGGDEVKEKIKQIIDAFAYHLNEGGIGSVSEIVDADNPHTPRGCVAQAWGVAEWLRIVKEMHF; translated from the coding sequence ATGTTACAAAAAGACAAAACGATACTTTCAGATTTTCCCGAAGCTATTCGTCATGAATGGATCGAAACAAATGGTTTAGGCGGATGGTCATCTTCTTCGATCATTGGCTGCAACACACGCAGGTATCATGGTTTGCTGGTTGCTGCCACCAAACCACCTGCTGAACGGATGAACCTGCTTTCAAAACTTGATGAAACGATCATTACCAATTCATCTGTTGGGCCGGTGAGTTATGAGCTTGGTACCAATCTTTATCCCAACAATACTATTCATCCAAACGGAAATAAATATCTGCAGCATTTTAGTAAAGAGTTGTTTCCGCAATGGAACTATCGTGCAGGCCATGTGCGCCTGAGCAAAACGATTGCAATGGTTCAAAATGAAAATACAACGCTTGTGCTCTATAAAGTTGAAGAAGCAACAGAGCCTTTCACACTTGAGCTAAGACCATTTGTTGCAGCAAGAGGATATCATTCGTTACAGCATGAAGGGCCGCAATTACAGTGGAATGCAGAATTTGAAAATGATGTTTTTCACACAATGCCAGATGGAGAAACCAACCTGTTCATAAAAATTTCCGGAGCAACGTATCAGCATCAGCCTGCATGGTTCAATCGATTTCATTACAGTGTTGAACAATACCGTGGATTGGATTTCGAGGAAGATCTGCTCAGCCATGGCGTCTTCTCCATTCAACTTCAGAAAGGAGATTCATTAGGTATTATTATTTCAACAACTGACCCTTCAGATAAAGATGCAACACTGCTATTCCAGAAAGAAGAACAACGCAAACTGTCTTTGCTGAATAATAACACAGATGACGTAACAAAACAATTATTCCTGGCAGCCGATCAATTCATTGTAAAACGTGGCGATGATCTCAAAACAATTATTGCTGGCTACCATTGGTTTACCGATTGGGGAAGGGATACGATGATCGCATTACCCGGACTTTGTCTCAGTACAGGCCGTTATAATGATGCTAAGAAAATTCTTTCTGCTTTTGCACAGAGTGTGAGCATGGGTATGCTGCCTAATCGTTTCCAGGATAACAATGAGCCACCTGAGTATAATAATGTAGATGGTACTCTTTGGTATTTTATTGCAATACATAAATACCTGGCGGCAACTGCTGATGAAGAGTTTGTTTTATCAGAACTGTTGCCGGTACTAAAAGAAATGATTGATTGGCATTTTAAAGGAACACGTTACAATATTCATGTAATAGAAGATTGTTTATTATACGCCGGTGAAAAAGGACAGCAACTAACGTGGATGGATGCACGTATTGGTGACTGGGTTGTCACACCACGTATGGGCAAGCCCGTTGAAGTACAGGCGCTGTGGTATAACGCACTTCGCATTTTTGCCGATCTGTTGAGAAAAAACAAACAAGAAGAAGATGCAGCAATGGTTGAACTAAGTGCTGAAAAAGTAAAACATAGTTTTGAAACACTCTTCTGGAACAAACAAGCGGGCTATTTATATGATGTGATCGATGAAGAAGGGACTCCTGATCCATCTCTTCGCCCCAATCAGTTATTTGCCATCAGTCTGCCGTTCCCTTTACTTGAAGGAGAGAAAGCAAAAGCCATATTAGATATTATTACAAGAGAATTGTACACGCCTGTCGGTTTACGAAGTTTAGCTCGGGGAGATGAACGTTATGTTGGAGTGTATGGAGGTTCACCATTAAAACGAGATGGCTCTTATCACCAAGGTACTGTTTGGACTTGGTTGTTAGGACCCTATGCTGATGCCATTTACAAAGTGGGTGGCGATGAAGTAAAAGAGAAGATCAAACAAATCATTGATGCGTTTGCTTATCATCTCAACGAAGGAGGCATTGGTTCTGTTTCAGAAATAGTTGATGCTGATAATCCGCATACGCCGAGAGGTTGCGTGGCGCAGGCATGGGGTGTGGCAGAGTGGTTACGCATTGTTAAAGAGATGCACTTCTGA
- a CDS encoding Crp/Fnr family transcriptional regulator, with protein sequence MSPEIKYAYLKSHPLFANATEQSIQQASDLMKVKTIYRNESFGYGDASFSKIFLLIQGKIKIAEINNDDSSELIKDILTAPDIFGDLSMEGNTVIDEYAEALTANTVVCIFTIGDLKQIMHHNPAIAIAYANLVNKKLRKLESKHSDLVFRDAKSRLIRFIKNWAMTDGNRVGDKIILNNYLTHTDIANVIATSRQSVNVLFNELRDEGLLFYNRKHIELNDQFIWN encoded by the coding sequence ATGTCACCGGAAATTAAGTATGCTTATTTAAAAAGCCACCCTCTCTTTGCTAATGCAACTGAGCAAAGCATTCAACAGGCTTCTGATTTAATGAAAGTAAAAACCATTTACCGTAATGAAAGCTTTGGGTATGGAGATGCGAGCTTCAGCAAGATATTTCTGCTCATCCAGGGAAAAATAAAAATTGCCGAGATCAACAACGACGACAGCAGTGAGCTTATCAAAGACATTTTAACGGCACCTGATATTTTCGGTGACTTGAGTATGGAAGGCAATACAGTTATTGATGAATATGCTGAAGCACTTACAGCAAATACAGTGGTGTGCATCTTCACTATTGGTGATCTGAAGCAGATAATGCATCACAACCCCGCAATTGCAATAGCATACGCAAATCTGGTCAATAAAAAATTACGCAAACTTGAATCAAAGCATTCCGACCTGGTATTTCGTGATGCAAAGAGCCGCCTGATCCGTTTTATCAAAAACTGGGCTATGACGGATGGCAACCGTGTTGGTGATAAAATTATCCTCAATAATTATTTAACGCATACTGACATTGCGAATGTAATTGCAACAAGCAGACAAAGTGTAAATGTGCTTTTTAATGAACTGAGAGATGAGGGGCTTTTATTTTACAACCGTAAACACATTGAACTGAACGATCAGTTCATCTGGAATTAA
- a CDS encoding SDR family oxidoreductase yields MNQKLKGQIAIVTGASSGIGAGVSKELAKEGATVVVNYPVINGKEMAEKVVADIAANSGKAISYQCDVSKEDQVKQMFADVVNQFGTVDILINNAGLQKDAPFTEMTLDQWNFVIGVNLTGQFLCAREAIKEFLRRGVNGKSKSAGKIICMSSVHEVIPWAGHANYAASKGGVNLMMKTIAQEYAPKNIRINSIAPGAIATPINHDAWDTSEHLQQLLKLIPQKRVGQVEDIGKAAAWLASDDADYINGTTLFVDGGMTLYPGFEDNG; encoded by the coding sequence ATGAATCAAAAATTAAAAGGACAAATAGCTATTGTTACAGGTGCCAGCAGTGGCATCGGCGCAGGTGTATCGAAAGAACTTGCAAAGGAAGGCGCAACAGTTGTGGTAAACTATCCCGTTATAAACGGAAAAGAAATGGCTGAGAAAGTTGTAGCAGACATTGCCGCCAACAGTGGCAAAGCCATCAGCTACCAATGTGATGTAAGCAAAGAAGACCAGGTAAAGCAAATGTTCGCAGATGTCGTCAACCAATTTGGAACAGTTGATATACTTATCAATAATGCAGGCTTGCAAAAAGATGCTCCTTTTACGGAAATGACATTGGATCAATGGAACTTTGTTATTGGCGTTAATCTTACCGGCCAGTTTCTTTGTGCAAGAGAAGCTATTAAAGAATTTTTGCGCAGAGGTGTTAATGGTAAATCGAAAAGTGCAGGTAAGATCATTTGCATGAGCAGCGTACACGAAGTAATTCCATGGGCCGGTCATGCAAACTATGCAGCAAGCAAGGGAGGTGTAAATCTGATGATGAAAACCATTGCACAGGAATATGCGCCAAAAAATATCCGTATCAATTCCATTGCTCCCGGCGCTATTGCTACTCCCATTAATCATGATGCATGGGATACAAGCGAACATTTACAGCAGTTATTAAAACTTATTCCGCAAAAACGTGTTGGACAAGTAGAGGATATTGGCAAAGCTGCTGCCTGGCTGGCAAGTGATGATGCAGATTATATTAACGGCACTACGCTGTTTGTAGATGGTGGTATGACGTTGTATCCGGGTTTTGAAGACAATGGTTAA
- a CDS encoding DoxX family protein — protein sequence MKNSSLQPLSLAAITLRILLGLVVFPHGAQKLFGWFGGYGFTGTMQYFTGTVGLPWIIGFLVIMLESIGAIALIAGLGTRAIAAAYIILAVGIVFTSHVQHGFFSNWFGNQKGEGFEYFLLWIGMALALLMIGGGQYAVERIIKTSK from the coding sequence ATGAAAAACTCTTCTCTTCAGCCACTTTCACTTGCGGCTATTACATTAAGAATTTTATTGGGGCTTGTAGTATTTCCTCACGGGGCACAAAAATTATTTGGTTGGTTCGGCGGCTATGGTTTTACCGGCACCATGCAATATTTCACAGGAACAGTTGGGCTACCATGGATCATCGGATTTCTTGTGATCATGCTTGAATCGATTGGCGCAATTGCATTAATTGCAGGGCTTGGCACAAGAGCCATTGCAGCCGCCTATATTATTCTAGCAGTTGGTATTGTATTCACATCTCATGTTCAACATGGATTTTTCAGCAACTGGTTTGGCAACCAAAAAGGCGAAGGCTTTGAATATTTTCTGTTATGGATAGGAATGGCATTGGCATTACTCATGATCGGTGGCGGGCAGTATGCAGTGGAACGCATCATTAAAACATCAAAATAA
- a CDS encoding MGH1-like glycoside hydrolase domain-containing protein, translating into MNAEQKRLTGNNWKKWGPYLSERQWGTVREDYSEHGNAWDYFPHDHARSRVYRWGEDGIAGISDEMQRICFAVALWNGKDPILKERLFGLTGNEGNHGEDVKELYYYLDSTPTHSYMKHLYKYPQEKYPYADLVNTNRNRNRFEKEYELLDTGLFNEGKYFDVITEYAKQDAEDIYIRISIHNRADETAYLALLPTLWFRNLWSFGLLDEKPSITQLNDFSVQLQHPELGTYYFSYDKPVRTLFTENETNTQRLYDQPNATPFVKDAFHTAVIDQQYDLLQEKKQGTKLAPMYEENLAANESTTIYLRLGRELPVEPLSADKAEEVFNNRIAEADEFYEAILVKENKEQRNIQRQAFAGMLWSKQYFNIDIPRWLNGDRGQIAPPEARKTGRNHHWHSLNNEDVISMPDKWEYPWYAAWDLAFHCVPLSMIDPQFAKEQLILFLREWYMHPNGQLPAYEWSFGDVNPPVHAWSCLQVYKMEKEKTGKGDIDFLERAFQKLLINFTWWVNRKDHKGNNVFEGGFLGLDNIGVFDRSNMIPGGGVLEQADGTSWMAMYSLNMLEMALEIAQHNKNYEDVTTKFFEHFVYIAESLNRIGENWTGSWDEEEGFFYDVLAMPDGRYIPLKVRSLVGLSTMFAVLVLKKEQLEKVPEFYRRLKWFQKYRKDNGQYLVIENLKQHDDILLSLVPKDRLQRLLKALLDEKEFLSKGGIRSISKIHEHGYSVNINGEEFGLDYQPAEGTSSLFGGNSNWRGPVWMPMNYLLVKALKQYCDYYGPDCQVEFPTGSGNKMMLSEISEEISKRLVSIFEMGEDGHRPANDHYSIYKDDPHFKDLILFYEYFHGDTARGVGASHQTGWTGVVAELIQRINKTEQPAKEKNSKLKVAN; encoded by the coding sequence ATGAACGCAGAACAAAAACGATTGACAGGTAACAACTGGAAAAAATGGGGGCCTTACCTGAGTGAACGGCAGTGGGGAACTGTGCGTGAAGATTACAGTGAACATGGTAATGCATGGGATTATTTTCCGCATGATCATGCACGAAGCAGAGTTTATCGTTGGGGTGAAGATGGCATTGCAGGCATTAGTGATGAGATGCAACGTATTTGTTTTGCAGTTGCATTATGGAATGGCAAAGACCCGATACTGAAAGAACGGTTATTTGGATTAACCGGCAACGAAGGAAATCATGGTGAAGATGTTAAGGAGTTGTATTATTATCTCGATAGCACACCCACGCATTCTTACATGAAGCATTTGTATAAGTATCCACAAGAGAAATATCCTTATGCTGATCTTGTGAATACAAACCGCAACCGCAACAGGTTTGAAAAAGAATATGAACTGCTCGATACCGGTTTATTCAACGAAGGAAAATATTTTGATGTAATAACAGAATATGCCAAACAGGATGCAGAAGACATTTACATCCGTATCAGCATTCATAACCGTGCCGATGAAACTGCATATCTTGCACTGCTCCCTACCCTATGGTTTCGTAACCTATGGAGCTTTGGCTTATTAGATGAAAAACCATCCATTACGCAGTTGAATGATTTTAGTGTACAATTACAGCATCCTGAATTGGGCACCTACTATTTTTCCTATGACAAACCTGTTCGTACCCTTTTCACAGAAAATGAAACAAATACACAGCGGCTATACGATCAGCCAAATGCAACTCCATTTGTGAAAGATGCATTTCATACTGCTGTTATTGATCAACAATATGATTTGCTGCAGGAGAAAAAGCAAGGAACAAAACTTGCGCCTATGTATGAAGAAAATCTTGCTGCAAACGAATCAACTACCATTTACCTGCGGCTGGGTAGAGAATTACCTGTTGAACCGTTATCTGCAGATAAGGCTGAAGAAGTATTTAACAATCGCATCGCAGAAGCTGATGAGTTTTACGAAGCAATTCTTGTAAAGGAAAACAAGGAACAACGAAATATTCAACGACAGGCATTTGCCGGTATGTTGTGGAGTAAGCAATACTTCAATATTGATATTCCACGTTGGCTCAATGGCGACAGGGGACAGATAGCTCCACCCGAAGCAAGAAAGACGGGCCGTAATCATCACTGGCACTCACTCAATAATGAAGATGTTATTTCCATGCCCGATAAATGGGAATATCCCTGGTATGCTGCATGGGATCTTGCATTTCATTGCGTGCCGCTATCAATGATTGATCCGCAGTTTGCAAAAGAACAACTCATTTTATTTTTACGTGAATGGTATATGCATCCTAACGGTCAGTTACCTGCGTATGAATGGAGTTTTGGCGACGTGAATCCACCAGTGCATGCATGGAGTTGTTTGCAGGTGTACAAAATGGAAAAAGAAAAAACCGGCAAAGGCGATATTGATTTTCTGGAACGGGCATTTCAAAAATTATTGATCAACTTCACCTGGTGGGTAAACCGAAAAGATCACAAAGGCAACAATGTATTTGAAGGTGGATTTCTTGGTTTAGATAACATTGGTGTGTTTGACCGAAGCAATATGATTCCCGGTGGTGGAGTGCTGGAACAGGCCGATGGTACAAGCTGGATGGCGATGTACAGTTTGAATATGCTCGAGATGGCATTGGAAATTGCACAGCACAATAAAAACTATGAAGATGTAACCACGAAGTTTTTTGAACACTTTGTTTACATCGCTGAAAGCTTGAACCGCATTGGCGAAAACTGGACAGGCAGCTGGGATGAAGAAGAGGGATTCTTTTATGATGTATTGGCAATGCCCGACGGCAGATATATTCCATTGAAAGTAAGAAGCCTTGTTGGTCTCTCTACTATGTTTGCCGTATTGGTATTGAAGAAAGAACAACTCGAAAAAGTACCGGAGTTCTACCGGCGTTTAAAATGGTTTCAGAAATACCGCAAAGACAACGGACAATATCTTGTTATTGAAAACCTGAAACAGCATGATGATATTTTATTGTCACTAGTGCCAAAAGATCGTTTACAACGTTTATTGAAAGCATTACTTGACGAAAAAGAATTTTTGAGTAAAGGTGGCATCCGTTCTATTTCGAAAATTCATGAACATGGGTACTCCGTAAATATCAATGGAGAGGAATTTGGACTCGATTACCAACCTGCTGAAGGTACTTCTTCTCTCTTTGGAGGAAACAGTAATTGGCGTGGACCTGTTTGGATGCCGATGAATTATTTATTGGTAAAAGCACTGAAACAGTATTGTGATTATTATGGACCCGATTGCCAGGTTGAGTTTCCCACCGGTTCAGGGAATAAGATGATGTTGAGTGAGATATCAGAAGAAATTTCAAAACGCCTTGTTTCAATTTTTGAAATGGGTGAAGACGGGCATCGCCCTGCAAATGATCATTACTCAATATATAAAGACGATCCGCATTTTAAAGATCTTATTTTGTTCTACGAATATTTCCATGGCGATACTGCAAGAGGTGTTGGCGCATCGCACCAAACAGGATGGACTGGTGTTGTGGCAGAACTCATTCAACGTATCAACAAAACCGAACAGCCTGCAAAAGAAAAAAACAGCAAATTAAAAGTTGCCAATTGA